The Streptomyces sp. R28 region TGTGGGTCAACGGCGTGCCCTTCGGCCAGAAGGACCCGCAGTTCCACCTCGACGTCGGCTTCTACGCCTTCGACCTGCCCTGGTACCGGTTCCTGCTCGGCTTCGGCTTCGCCGCCGCGATCCTCTCCGTGATCGCCGCCGCGCTCACCCACTACCTGTACGGCGGGCTGCGCATCACGAGCCCCGGCGCGCGTGCCACAGCCGCGGCCACCGGCCATCTGTCGGTCCTCATCGGCATCTTCGTCGCCCTGAAGGCGGTCGCGTACTGGCTCGACCGGTACGGACTCGCGGTGAAGTCCAGCGACTTCAAGGCGACCGACAACTGGACGGGCCTGCGGTACGTCGACGCCAACGCCTATCTGCCGGCCAAGACGATCCTGTTCTGCATCGCCGTCATCTGCGCGCTGCTGTTCTTCGCCACCCTGTGGCGGCGCACCTGGCAGCTGCCCGTCATCGGCTTCGGCCTGATGGTGCTCTCCGCGATCCTCATCGGCGGCCTGTACCCCGCGATCGTCCAGAAGTTCCAGGTCCAGCCCAACGAGCAGGCCAAGGAAGCGCCGTACGTCGCGAAGAACCTCAAGGCGACACGCGAGGCGTATGGCATCGACGGCGCGCAGGTCACCGAGTACCCGGGCACGAGTCAGACCGAGGACAAGACCAAGCTGCGCGACGACGTGGACTCCGCGGCGAGCATCCGGATCCTGGACCCGAACATCGTCTCGCCGACGTTCCAGCAGCTCCAGCAGATCAGGAACTACTACGCGTTCCCGACCAACCTGGATGTCGACCGGTACACCAAGGACGGCAAGGACCAGGACACGGTCATCGGTCTGCGTGAGATCAATCTCAACGGCATTCCGAAGCGGAACTGGATCAACGACCACTTCCGCTACACCCACGGCTACGGCGTGGTCGCCGCCGAGGGCACCAACGCCGACTCCCAGGGCCGACCGGACTTCACCGAGTCCGACCTGCCGTCCAAGGGCGACCTCGGGACGTACGAGCAGCGGGTCTACTACGGCGAGAAGACCTCCATGTACTCGATCGTCGGCGGTCCCCAGAAGGAGATCGACTACTCCGACGACAGCGGTGAGAAGACCTACAGCTACAAGGCTGACAGCGGGGTGAGCCTCTCCAACCCGGTCAACCGGGCCGCGTACGCGGTGGCGTTCGGTGAGCCGCAGATCCTGTACTCCGGTGCGATCGGCGACGGTTCGCGCATCCTGTACAACCGCACGCCCAAGGAGCGCGTCGAGGCGGTCGCCCCGTGGCTGACCATCGACGGCGACGCCTACCCGGCGGTGGTGAACCACCGCATCCAGTGGATCGTCGACGCGTACACGACGACCAACGGCTACCCGTACTCCTCGCGTACGACCCTCGGTGACACGACGGCCGACTCGCTGACCGCCAGCAACAACCAGCGGGCGGTCGTGGCCCAGCAGAACCAGGTCAACTACATCCGCAACTCGGTGAAGGCGACCGTCGACGCCTACACCGGCGAGGTCAAGCTCTACCAGTGGGACACCCAGGACCCGGTCCTGAAGACCTGGATGAAGGCCTTCCCGGGCACGGTGGAGTCCAAGAGCAAGATCTCCAAGGACCTGATGGCCCATCTGCGCTACCCGCAGGACCTGTTCAAGGTCCAGCGCGAGCTGCTCACCCGCTACCACGTGAAGGACGCGACGACGTTCCTCAGCGGCAGCGAGGTCTGGCAGGTGCCGGACGACCCGACCAACAAGTCGGGCAGCGCGGTGCCGCCGTACTACCTGAGCATGAAGATGCCCGACCAGCAGGCGCAGGCGTTCTCGCTGACGACGACCCTCACACCGAGTGGCCGTGACAACCTCAGCGCCTTCATGGCCGTCGACGCCGAGGCGGGCACCAGTGACTACGGCAAGATCAGAATTCTGAAACTGCCGACCAACACCACGGTCAACGGACCCAGCCAGGTCCAGAGCCAGTTCAACTCCGAACAGAACATCGCCGAGACCATCAGGCTGCTGAGAGGCGGCGACTCCGAGGTCGAGTACGGCAACCTGCTGGCGGTCCCGCTCGACGGCGGACTGCTCTATGTGGAGCCGGTCTACGTACGCGGTGGCGGACTCAAGTACCCGCTGCTGCGGAAGGTGTTGGTGTCCTACGGCGGCACGACCGCCTTCGAGGACACGCTGGGTGAGGCCCTCAACAAGGTCTTCGGAGCGGAGGGGCCGACCACCGAGCCACCGGACGAGGACGGCGGCGGTACGACACCTCCGCCGACGTCCACCAACCCGACGGTCCAAGACGCGCTCAACGACGCCCAGAAGGCCTTCGAGACCGGCCAGGAAGCCCTGAAGAAGGGCGACTGGGAGGCGTACGGCAAGGCGCAGGAGGACCTCGAGGAGGCGCTGCAGCGGGCCGAGGACGCACAGGCCAAGGCGGACAAGACCGGCAGCGGTGGCGACAGCGGCGGCAGCGCGAGTCCGAGTTCGAGTCCGAGCCCGACCAGCAGTCCCACCAGCTCGTAGGGACGGCGGCTGATCGAATAGCCCACCCCGCGCCGTGATACTGTTGCAGCACAACGGCGCGGGGTGGAGCAGCTCGGTAGCTCGCTGGGCTCATAACCCAGAGGTCGCAGGTTCAAATCCTGTCCCCGCTACTGAAGTCGACGAATATTTCGTACGACAGCGAAGGCCCGGATCCTCCAGAGGATCCGGGCCTTTGTGATGTGCGAACGCATGTGCCGGGGGGTGGGGCGGTCGCGCCGCCGTGGGGAGTTGGGGGAACTGTGTTTGACTTGTCTCTCTGTGGGCATGTCGACAAAACGCTGAAGTGACCTCAATGGCTGCGGTATACCAGGTGTACCCAGGTTGCAGGTGGTGCGACGATGGACGTTATGGGGGACAAGGCAACTCTGTTGGAGACAGGGCGGTTTGTGCAGCCTGCCGACTTTGTGCAGCCGACGGGCGATTTCGCGCAGCCGACGGACAGTGCCTCGCTGCCGGTGGGCGACCTCGCCCAGCCGGAGGGCGACTTCGCCTTCGACCGGCCGACCGACCGGGACGAGGCAGGGGACGCCGCCGAGGAGGCGCGGCAGCGGCTCGCCGTCGAGGCCGGTGACGCCGAGGCGATGAGTGTGCTCGGGGCCATGCTGCTGCGCCGCGGCGATCTCGACGGGGCCGAGCCCCATCTGCGGGCCGCCACCGCCGCCGGGGACCGGGCTGCCGCCAACAACCTGGGAGTCCTTCTTCACCAGCGCGGATACGCCGACGAGGCCGCCGGATGGTGGCGGATCGCCGCCGTCGCCGGGTCGGCCGCGGCCGCGCACGCGCTGGGACGCCATCACCGCGAGCGGGGCGACGAGCCCGCCGCCGAGTACTGGCTGCGGCAGTCCGCCGAGCAGGGACACGCGCTGGGCACGTACGCGCTCGCCGATCTGCTGGAGCACCGCAGCGACGACAGGGCCGAGCAGTGGATGCGGGCCGCCGCCGAGCGCGGGCACCGCGAGGCGGCGTACCGGCTGGCGCGTGCGCTCGACCGGCAGGCGGGGCGCACGGGCGAGGACGGAGCCGACAACGGTGTCGCGCCGAACGAGCCGCTGGTGGACGAGGCCGAGCAGTGGTACCGGCAGGCCGCCGCGCGCGGGCACCGGCGAGCCGCGCTGCACCTCGGGGCGATCCTCGAGAAGCGCGGGGACCTCAAGGAGGCAGGGCGCTGGTACCTGACGTCCGCCAAGGACGGGGAGGCGCGGGCCGCCTGCGCGCTCGGGTTCCTGCTGCGGGACGCCGGGGACACGGAGAGCGCCGCCGTGTGGTGGCTGCGGGCCGCGCAGGACGGCGACGGCAACGCGGCCAACGCGCTGGGCGCGCTGCACGCCGAGCGCGGGGAGACGCAGACCGCCGAGCGGTGGTACCGGGCCGCGATGGACGCCGGTGATGTGAACGGTGCGTACAACCTCGGGCTGCTCTGCGCCGAGCAGGGGCGTACGCCGCAGGCCGAGCAGTGGTACCGGCGGGCGGCGTACGCCGGGCACCGCGAGGCGGCGAACGCGCTGGCGATCCTGCTGCTGCAGGGCGGCGACGCCACGGGTGCCGAGCCGTGGTTCTCCAAGGCCGCGGAGGCTGGGAGCGTGGACGCCGCGTTCAACCTGGGCATCCTGCACGCCGGGCGGGGCGAGGAGCGGGCCGCGCTGCGGTGGTACGAGCGTGCCGCTGCCGCCGGGCACACGGAGGCGGCGCTGCAGGTCGGCATCGCGCGGCTGCGGGACGGGGACGAACTCGCCGCTGAGCGGCATCTGCGGTGCGCGGCCGGGGGCGGCAGCGCGGAGGCCGCGTACCGGCTGGCGACCGTGCTGGACGCTCGGCGGCCGCCGGAGCCCGCGCATGAGCTCGGGGAGCCGGCGCACGAGAAGACCGAGTGCGAGGAGTGGTACGAGCGGGCGGCTTCCCAGGGGCATCGGCGGGCGCAGGTGCGGGTGGGGATGCTCGCCGCGGCTCGGGGGGACGTGGTGGAGGCGGGCCGGTGGTACCGGGAGGCCGCCGAGGCCGGGTCGCGGAACGGCGCGTTCAATCTGGGGCTGCTGCTCGCCCGGGAGGGGAGTGAGCCGGAGGCTGCGATGTGGTGGACGCGGGCGGCTGACGCCGGGCATGGGCGGTCGGCGTTGCGGCTGGCTCTGGTCTACGCGCGTCGCGGGGAGCTGGCGGAGGGGCAGCGGTGGGCTGATCGGGCGGTGAGTCTGGGGCCGCGGGAGGTTGCGGCGCGGGCTGCGCGGTTGCGGGATGCTCTGCGGGAGGAGCTTTCGGCGTGACGCCCGCGGTGCGCTTGGGCGGCTTGGGTGGCTTGCGGGGCTTGGGCTGCGGGTGACGTGGCTTTGGGGTGGCCGGCGCTGTGGTTGCCGTTGGTGCGTTTCGCCCCCGCCGCCCCTACCCGTCCCGTCCTCCAGGGGTTGCCGCCCCTTCGACCCCGGTGCCTGGGGGCTGCCGCCCCCAGACCCCCGCTTCGGCCCTGAACGGGCCTCGTCCTCAAACGCGGACGGGCTGAGATGCGGCCCGGCGCTGGAAAGTGGCCGTCGCTTGGGAGCCCTGAAGCGCCTGTGGGCGATGGGCCTTGGCCGCGCCTGGATCGGCATTCAGAGTGATCGCGTGGCTGGTGGCGGAGAGTGACGGGACGTAAGTGATTTGCCTCTGCCCGCGTCCTTGACGTAGTGTTCCATTCATCGCCGCGGGGTGGAGCAGCTCGGTAGCTCGCTGGGCTCATAACCCAGAGGTCGCAGGTTCAAATCCTGTCCCCGCTACTGAAGGCCTAGGGCCGGAATCCGTAAGGGTTCCGGCCCTAGGTGTATGTACCGGGGGTGTCAGGGCGTGTGGCCCACCGCCTCCTCGTACAGCGTGCGGTTCACCGTCTGTGATTCCGGCAGGGGCGTTCCCTCTGCCACGCCCTGGGCCGCATAGGCCGACTGGAGGCGCGTCGTCGTGCCGGAGCGGATTTCCCAGTCCATGCGCAGGGGCGGGGTGGATCTGAGGATGGACTCCTCCGACTTCAGGAGTTTGGCCAGGTAGGTGACGAAGCTCGCATCCTGCTTGTAGTCCGATGCGAAGTACGTGTTCACCGTGCGGATGTAGGCCCTGAGGAGTGCCACGCCCGCGTCCACGTCGTCCTGCAGCAGTGCGCGGCCGTAGAGCATGCCGCCCAGTGGTTCGCCCTGTGGCTGACCGCCCAGGAAGGCGTAGCCCTGCTTGCCGTCCACCTTGCGCCAGACCGGATCCAGAAGCCACGCCGAGTCGACGCCGCCGTTCTGCAGGGCCGTGAGGACGTCGGCCGAGCCCAGTTGCTGGTACTGGATCTCGGCCAGGCCGCCGCCGTGCTGCTCCAGTGCCTTCTCCATGGGGTACGCGATGACCGAGCCCTTGCCGATCATCGTGCCCAGCCTGCGGCCCGCCATGGCGACCCGGCTCGCGCTCTCGCCCTCTTTCAGGCGCGCCCACAGGCCGCTCTTGGACTTCGGGTCGGGGGAGAAGTTCCCCGCGACCCATTTGATGTCGAAGCCGCCCTTGACGCCGTTCATGACCGCCGCCTCCGGGGCCGCCCACAGGGCGTCGATGTCCCCCTTGGCCAGCAGGGGCAGCGCGTCCGGGGTCGGAAGGACCTTCAGTTCGACGTCCAGGCCCTCCTTCTTGAACTCACCCTTGTCGAGGGCGACTTGTAGCGGGGCCACGTACTCGGCGCTCAGTGTTCCCGTCGCGATCGTCAGCTCGCGGGGCTCGGACAGGGGCTGTGGGGGAGGGGTTGCGGGGAGGCAGCGGGCCGGAGTCCGGTTCGGGGAGAGGCCTTTCGGGTCCGTCCAGGCATTCGCGCCGCAGCCCTCGACCGGGCGGACGGTGCGTCGTCCTGCGGCTGTGCTCGACGAGGAGTCCGACTCGTACGGCGATGAGCAGGCCGCCGACGCCAGCAGTGCTGCTCCTGCGGCGAGGACTACGGCGTATGCGTGGGTCCTCCTGGTCATGACTGGCCCCTTCCTCGGTCCCTCGGTGCCCACGGAGTGAGCAGGCGGCCGGCGAAGCGGATCAGTTCGGAGAAGAGCACCCCCAGGACCGCGACGCAGACGATGCCGACGAACATCACGTCGTTCTGGAACAGCGCGCGCGAGTCGAAGATCAGATGGCCCAGGCCGTTCGTCGCGGCGATCTGCTCCGACGCGACGATGACCAGGACCGCCACGCCCGCCGCGATGCGCGCGCCCACCAGCACCGACGGCAAAGACGCCGGGAGCAGGACGTGGCGGAACATCTGCCGGCGCGAGGCGCCGAAGACCTGGCCCGCGTCGCGGTGGCCGGAGGGTATGGACATGACCGCGGACATGGTGGAGATCCATACGAAGAAGAACACCGTCGCCGCCACCAGCGCCACCTGCGGGCCCTCGCCCAGGCCGAACATGTTCAGGAAGATCGGCAGCAGGGCCAGCTTCGGTACGACGTACAGGGCGTCCAGGAGCGGTTCCAGGGCCGCCCGGACCAGGGAGAGGGAACCCATC contains the following coding sequences:
- a CDS encoding UPF0182 family protein, whose amino-acid sequence is MPDRGGGPTGPRIRVGRPSRRVRTMLMTLGVLAVLGMAFTMFAGFWTDWLWYRSVNYSSVFTTTLWTKVGLFFVFGLLMALAVGFNIWLAHRLRPPLSAMSMEQQSLDRYRMGIAPYKKWLLLAITALVGLIAGASASSQWRTWLMWVNGVPFGQKDPQFHLDVGFYAFDLPWYRFLLGFGFAAAILSVIAAALTHYLYGGLRITSPGARATAAATGHLSVLIGIFVALKAVAYWLDRYGLAVKSSDFKATDNWTGLRYVDANAYLPAKTILFCIAVICALLFFATLWRRTWQLPVIGFGLMVLSAILIGGLYPAIVQKFQVQPNEQAKEAPYVAKNLKATREAYGIDGAQVTEYPGTSQTEDKTKLRDDVDSAASIRILDPNIVSPTFQQLQQIRNYYAFPTNLDVDRYTKDGKDQDTVIGLREINLNGIPKRNWINDHFRYTHGYGVVAAEGTNADSQGRPDFTESDLPSKGDLGTYEQRVYYGEKTSMYSIVGGPQKEIDYSDDSGEKTYSYKADSGVSLSNPVNRAAYAVAFGEPQILYSGAIGDGSRILYNRTPKERVEAVAPWLTIDGDAYPAVVNHRIQWIVDAYTTTNGYPYSSRTTLGDTTADSLTASNNQRAVVAQQNQVNYIRNSVKATVDAYTGEVKLYQWDTQDPVLKTWMKAFPGTVESKSKISKDLMAHLRYPQDLFKVQRELLTRYHVKDATTFLSGSEVWQVPDDPTNKSGSAVPPYYLSMKMPDQQAQAFSLTTTLTPSGRDNLSAFMAVDAEAGTSDYGKIRILKLPTNTTVNGPSQVQSQFNSEQNIAETIRLLRGGDSEVEYGNLLAVPLDGGLLYVEPVYVRGGGLKYPLLRKVLVSYGGTTAFEDTLGEALNKVFGAEGPTTEPPDEDGGGTTPPPTSTNPTVQDALNDAQKAFETGQEALKKGDWEAYGKAQEDLEEALQRAEDAQAKADKTGSGGDSGGSASPSSSPSPTSSPTSS
- a CDS encoding tetratricopeptide repeat protein is translated as MDVMGDKATLLETGRFVQPADFVQPTGDFAQPTDSASLPVGDLAQPEGDFAFDRPTDRDEAGDAAEEARQRLAVEAGDAEAMSVLGAMLLRRGDLDGAEPHLRAATAAGDRAAANNLGVLLHQRGYADEAAGWWRIAAVAGSAAAAHALGRHHRERGDEPAAEYWLRQSAEQGHALGTYALADLLEHRSDDRAEQWMRAAAERGHREAAYRLARALDRQAGRTGEDGADNGVAPNEPLVDEAEQWYRQAAARGHRRAALHLGAILEKRGDLKEAGRWYLTSAKDGEARAACALGFLLRDAGDTESAAVWWLRAAQDGDGNAANALGALHAERGETQTAERWYRAAMDAGDVNGAYNLGLLCAEQGRTPQAEQWYRRAAYAGHREAANALAILLLQGGDATGAEPWFSKAAEAGSVDAAFNLGILHAGRGEERAALRWYERAAAAGHTEAALQVGIARLRDGDELAAERHLRCAAGGGSAEAAYRLATVLDARRPPEPAHELGEPAHEKTECEEWYERAASQGHRRAQVRVGMLAAARGDVVEAGRWYREAAEAGSRNGAFNLGLLLAREGSEPEAAMWWTRAADAGHGRSALRLALVYARRGELAEGQRWADRAVSLGPREVAARAARLRDALREELSA
- a CDS encoding ABC transporter substrate-binding protein; amino-acid sequence: MTRRTHAYAVVLAAGAALLASAACSSPYESDSSSSTAAGRRTVRPVEGCGANAWTDPKGLSPNRTPARCLPATPPPQPLSEPRELTIATGTLSAEYVAPLQVALDKGEFKKEGLDVELKVLPTPDALPLLAKGDIDALWAAPEAAVMNGVKGGFDIKWVAGNFSPDPKSKSGLWARLKEGESASRVAMAGRRLGTMIGKGSVIAYPMEKALEQHGGGLAEIQYQQLGSADVLTALQNGGVDSAWLLDPVWRKVDGKQGYAFLGGQPQGEPLGGMLYGRALLQDDVDAGVALLRAYIRTVNTYFASDYKQDASFVTYLAKLLKSEESILRSTPPLRMDWEIRSGTTTRLQSAYAAQGVAEGTPLPESQTVNRTLYEEAVGHTP
- a CDS encoding ABC transporter permease gives rise to the protein MTTLTEPPAESGLVRRPGPQELHPARTHRRRRALELSLALAVPLFLVLLWQLAASQAWIDARVYPAPSTILADGWDRAAAGDLWPDVWATLKRVLAGYAAGTAAGYALGLLMGSLSLVRAALEPLLDALYVVPKLALLPIFLNMFGLGEGPQVALVAATVFFFVWISTMSAVMSIPSGHRDAGQVFGASRRQMFRHVLLPASLPSVLVGARIAAGVAVLVIVASEQIAATNGLGHLIFDSRALFQNDVMFVGIVCVAVLGVLFSELIRFAGRLLTPWAPRDRGRGQS